GCCGTGTTGTTACTCTGATATTTCCGGATAATCGAAACTTCTACCCGGCGGTTTTGAGCTCGTCCAGCATCCGTTTGGTTGCTAGCGACTGGGTGATACTCTCCATAACCGCTAGGTGTGAACTTCGAAGGGTCCAGCGCCTCATTCAATAACAGAATTTTGAGGAAATTCAGTGCTCGATCGGCACTCAAATCCCAGTTATCCTTATATTGGCTGTTCGAAATGGGAACATTATCAGTATGGCCAGACACAACGACTTCATATTCCGGGAACTCCTGCAGCATGCTCGAGATGGCTTTGGCCAGCGAGCGTGACTCGGGTTTAACATCAGCCCGGCCTGAGGAGAACAGGGCGTTATCACTGATCGTGATTTTGAGCTCAGACTGATTCAGCTTGGTATTCAGCTGATCGGAAAGCCCATTTTTCTGAATATATTGATCAAGCTGTTTCTTGAGTTTCTCCAGATCTTCCTGTTCTTTCTGGGCCATTTGCGCATCCGTAATCTGAGCCGCTGTCTTCTTGGTGATTTCTTCAGGCTGCTGTTTGTTCTTGCCCAAATCTGTAGTAGATTCTGTAGGGTTCATGGAGGTATGATCCAGTACACCCGAACCACCATTCAATGCGCTGCTCAGTGCGGAAGCCATCTGTTCAAACTTCGTTGCATCTATAGAGCTCATAGAGAATAATGTGATAAACAGAGCGAGCAGCAACGTCATTAAGTCGGAGTAGGGAAGCAACCAACTCTCGTCTATATGTTCTTCATGCGGTTCGTGTTTTTTAGCCTTTTTCACCTGATGAGCCCTCCTTCTCTTCCAACTGTCTACGTTCGGAAGGTGTCAGGAATACAGATAATTTTTGATTAATGGCAATGGTGGATACACCAGATTGTATGGATAACAAGCCTTCAACCATCATCAGCTTGATTTCCATCTCTTTTTTGGACATCCGCTTCAGTTTATTGGACATCGGATGCCACAACACGTAACCACTAAAGATACCGAGAAGTGTCGCGATAAACGCCGCTGCAATTGCATGCGAGAGCTTTTCCATATCACTGAGATCGGCAAGCGCTGCGATGAGGCCTACAACGGCCCCGAGTACCCCGAGTGTTGGTGCATACATCCCCGCTTGCGCGAAGATCAAGGCACCGCCACGATGGCGCTCTTCTGTAGCATGAATATCTTCCATGAGTACATCACTTACAAATTCCTGATCATTGCCGTCAATAATCATACGCATACCGCCGCGCAGGAACTGATCATCAATATCTTCGACTTTCGATTCAAGTGCAAGCAAACCTTCACGACGGGTGGTGGAAGCCCAGTCCATAAATGTGCCGATTAGAGAAACACGGTCAATCAGTTGTTGCTTTTTGAACAGTACCCCGAATAGCTTGGGGATTTTTTTAACTTCAGACATGGGAAATGCCATGAAAATAGTTGCTGCCGTACCAACAAAAATAATAACGTAGGCTGCTGGGTTGTTAACCAGGTTGATAAGGGGCGCACCCTTCAGGAACATACCCACTACAAGTGAAACCAGCCCTAAAACTAGTCCGATAATCGTTGAAATTTCCATCATACACCTCATCCATGAGATAAAATTGAATCCTTTCAAGCGGCTTTATTCGGGCTTCCGGACGAACGTTACACCGCAATCCGTTTAATGTTAGGCATCCTTTAGGGTTGCAGAAACAGTTAAAACGGTCATGTATAGTATTTATCGACCAGATGGCCTTTTTTTTTAAGGGTTATTTTCAGGTATAATAAGATCAAATCTGCTCCTTAGGGGCTAAATAGGAGTGAAAAGCCAATGGGCGTAAAGCATGGACGAGATTATGAAGGAATATTGACAGATTTGACAGAGGCTATAGGCCGAATACCGGACCGCTATGTTTTCTTTGAAATGGATGAGGAAGAATGGTCGCGCCTTGGTGTAACAGAGCAACTCGAAGTGGATGAGGCATTGGCGGAAGATCTGTTCTATGCACTGGGTGAGGAGTCGGTCATTCCGGTAGGAAGTGGAGTGGTCATTCATGACAAGGATCAGCACCGAATTCATATCTTAATTGGGGAAGAAGAACTGACTTTTGTACCGCTCATTTAGTATGCTCCTATAAGATATTTTGCATGGAAAACCGAGTTGGAGAATCTCCCTAAAGCCTTATGGTTAGTGGATCTAGCGCCATTTGTACTATTGGAATTTGAGGCTTGTCCGTGGTAAGATGATAGTCATGAAACGGGCGAACCGCAGGGCGGTGGACCTATGCGTTTGGGTTGCTATGGGTAGCACCAAAGGTTTCGGTGGCAGCATGGACAGTTGTCTGTGATAAGCCATCATATGGGGAGGAAGATAACGTATGGTTTTTTCGCAAGAGGAAGTCGAAGCTCATCTGGGAAGGCTGGAAGGCTGGGAACTGGAAGAGGGACGATGGATTGTCCGCAAGTTCGTATTTTCCAACTACATGAAAGGGATTGCATTTGTGGACGAGGTCGCAGCGATTTCGGAAGCGTTCAATCATCACCCTTTCATTACGATTGACTATACAACAGTCACACTGCGTCTCACATCATGGGATGAAGGTGGCATCACATCTGTAGATATTAAAGAAGCAGAGCAATATAATGAGGCTTTTGAGAAAATGAGGTCGGAATAACCTGGATCGGTTATATCGCACTACCGGAAATGAGTGAAGCATACATGTCAGACGATAATCAGAACAAACCTCTTATTGCTGTCGTAGGCAGCCTTAATATGGATCTGGTGGTGAAGACAGACATCATTCCTGAGGAAGGCGAGACGGTGAGTGGGGAGGAACTGCACTATTTGGCCGGGGGCAAAGGCGCCAATCAGGCGGTTGCTGCTGCACGACTGGGTGGACAGACTACGATGATTGGTGCCGTAGGTTCGGATGGTTTTGGTGAACGCCTGTTGCACAGTCTAACGGAAAGCGGGGCGGATGCCTCGCTAGTTCGCATTCTGGATGATACCGTTACAGGTACGGCCTCTATCTGGCTCTCCAAAGGAGATAACCGGATTATTGTTATTCCTGGAGCGAATGGGCAGGTTATGCCTGCGATGCTGGAAGAGGCGGATACGGTAAAAAGCCTGACTGCAGCCGCAGCGGTGCTGCTGCAGCTGGAGATCCCGCTGCCTGCGGTCACCCGCGCCGCCCAACTGGCGGCTGAAGGCAGCGCATTGGTGGTGCTCAACCCGGCGCCTGCGGTGCCGGGTCTGCCCCAGGAGCTCCTGCGGTGCGTCGACGTCGTCACGCCGAACCGCAGCGAGCTCGCCGTGCTCACCGGCCGGGATGATCTCCGGCCGGAAGACGTGGATGCGGCGGTCGCAGAGCTCGCCGCATCCCTCGGGGCCGCTGTCGTCACGACGCTCGGCCCCGAGGGGGCTGTGTACGCGGCAGCGCCTAGCGGCCGCGTTCAGGCAGAGCGTGCCGGCGCGTGCCGTGCGCCCGGCTACGCCGTAAGCGCCGTCGACACGACCGGCGCTGGCGATTGCTTCAACGGCGCGCTGGCAGTAGCCCTCGCGCGCGGAGAGACGCTGGACGCGGCGGTAAGCTTCGCCATGGGCGCAGCCGCGTTGTCGGTGACGAAGCTCGGCGCCCAGTCCGGGATGCCGTCCGCACGTGAAGTGCAGGCTTTCCTTGCCGAGCAGAAGGCAAAGACCCAGTAATATATGCATACTTTAGGTGAATCAGAGGCAGGCTGGAAGGATACGCTAATGCATCTATTTAGCCATAGCATGGTGGATGTTTTCATCGGAGCATCCCTGAAATGACCAAGAGGCTCTTACTTCCCAGTACGGGAGAGTAAGAGCCTCTTGTCTGTATGACCATTGATAAAACGAGTAACCCTGTATTACCAATAAGGGTTGACTACGTTGCGCGTCTAGCGCCAGCGTGGTTTAGAGCATGAGTAAAGAGCAGAGGATGATTGAAGCCATCACACTCTCTATACATGCCCCCTGCCACAAACTGATCGCCTTGAACATCTTGGATTACTTCTTCTCCGCCAGCCACATCGCAATATTCGCGATTTCTTCATCCTTCAGCTTGTCTTTGAACGAAGGCATACCGCCGCTTTTACCTTTGACGATGGTCGTATAAATCTTCTCCACATCGTCCTGGCTGCCAATCTTCTGCAGACTAGGGCCCATGCCCCCTTGAAGCTGATCACCGTGGCAGGTAATACAGTTTGCTTTGACCAGTGCCTCAGCCTGTCCTGCATCCATTGTAACTTGCGGCATCGTCGGTTTCGCTTCTTCTGCAACTTCCTCTTTCCCTGGAAGCGTAAACATTAGTACAATAGCTAAAGCGCACGCTGCAAAAAATACCCCGCTCATGATCCATTTGTGCATCCCTTATGTCCCCTCCAGAATGAAAGATCATCTAACTTGAAACTATCCATATCATTATAACGGAACCTGTAGTGACATCATAGCATTTTGTGGTAATTTTTTGAACTAATCACATAACCGGGGACTTTTTGGGGTGATTTCAAGCCCTAGTTATTCGCGTGGACCTTCATAGACCATACAGTAAAAAGGTTTCAAACCACCCGGTGTCTGTCGTTCGTATGTATCCTGCGTAACAAATCCGGCTTTGAGATAGACACGAATAGCCCGGTCATTCCAGGTCAGAACTTCCAGATCAATTTCGTTTGCAGGGTTCCGGCGAATGGCTTCCTGCACAATGGCCGAGACAAAAGCCGTTCCTTGACCATGACCACATCGATCGGGGTGCATGCCAAGTCCGATGCGGGTTACACCTTCAAGAGGGAAGTACTGAGCAAAACCGCAAATCTGCTGATCCTCTCCCAGCACCACCGCATATTGTTCTTTCCGTAGCTTGGGATCGCCGAATTCCACTTCAAGTGCTTTCATCTGCTCCCAGGGCAGCCAGCTATAAATATTATAAGGCGGGTCATACTGCCAATCGCAGATTAGTTCCGCGTGTTCTTCTTGCATGGGCACAACGTGAAACGTCACAGGGGCTTCATCCATACAACTGCACGCTCCTCTCATTGTGAACAAGCTATAATGATTTTGATTTGTCCATATACATATACATATGTCATTCCATATCTAAACTTGTTTTCACTCTACAAAAGAGGCGTTCATTTGGCAAGTCCTCGTTTTTGAAAAAAAGTGAAACAAAAGTTCCGGTAATTTCGTTTATATTATAGTGGGATGGGTAAAAACATTATAAGAGCACGGGCAAAGCAATGAAAAATAGCTTTAAAAAAAGTTAAAATTAGGTTTGATAGCTATCCCGAATATGTTAAGGAAACGAAGCACAAAAAAACCGCCGGATAACATTCCTGCGGAGAATGTACCAGACGGTTCTATTATGCTTCGTTACAGTAAAGTTATTGTTACAGCATGACGTTGCTCGGCTTGTCCCTATTCAATGGCCAATGTCTCATATGCGTCCGTGCTCATAATACGTTTAGCGCCAACATAGCGGTTGGCCCAATAGCTTTCGCTTAATTCGCTAATTGTAACTCCTTTGGAAGAAGAGGAGTGTGCAAACTTCCCATTCCCTACAAAGATCCCTACGTGCGAGACCCCTTTGCCCGTTGTATTGAAGAATACCAGATCACCTGGTCTCATTTCCATCCGGGATACCGAATCACCCATGTCGAATTGTGAACTCGATTGGCGAGCCAGATCAATGCCCAGCTTGTCGAATACATAACTTGTGAATCCAGAGCAGTCAAAGCCGTTAAGCGTTGTTCCTCCGCTTTTGTATGTAGTCCCCATTGCTGAATCAATAACTTGGTCCATTTTCGAATCTGCGAATGCGCTGCCTGCTCCAAGCGATAATGCGAATGTGAGGCTGAGTACAGCTGCGGTTAATTTCTTCTTAAACAAGAGATATACCCCTTCCAATGCCTGCGAGGTTAGCTTAAGGATTCGGTTGAAGGTCCCCTATGATCCCTCTGTTGCAAGATCAATTCACCCATAACTGGTTCCCCCGCTTCCCAGGTGCTAGGAATTTGGCTATGCTAGTTATGCACCTGCGAAATCAAGAAATGACGATTAAATTTTAAGTAGTTACAAATATGAAGGTAAAGATTACAAAGTTGTTACTAAAAACTCACTGCGATTATTGTAACAGAGGTATATCACTTTGGCAACGTTTAACAACAAAATTAACAAAAAAACCTCGACCTTTGACGGGGAAAGGTCGAGGTTTGCTTGTTTAACGGCATTTGAAGAATACAACTTTACATAGAGATGGTAACCGTTTTTAACCGTTCGATTTAATCCTTGACCGAGTTGGACTGCCATAGGCGGAAATGGGCACATATTTTCCACAGGCTCAGCAAGCACCGGGCAAGTGGATACGTTTGTTGTAGGATAAGGCCAGTTAAGCCGGTTAGTAACCATGAAGCTGAAGTAAAGGCGCCAAAGACCAGCAGATGAAGGCCGCCCAGCAGGACAGCAATGCCGATTAGAGTGATGACTTGGCGTAGTGCAATCCATATAGCTTGAAACGTACCACGTGCTCCGCCTTCCCCATCGGGAGCTGAGATACCAAACTGCATGTACAGTAGGACATGATGGATAACCCACCCGTATACAATCCAACCAGCAACATAGGGAATACCAGGCAAGAGCAGATGGAGGGAATGAAAACCTTCCATAAAGATGGAATAGAGCTTTGGCGCGAGCCAATAAGCGGGTAGCAGCAGTAATATAGTCCGAATGGTGTGGAGCAACAGCATCGGTTTCCATAAATTTTTGATACCGCGAATGAATGGAATGCGCTCTTCCGAATGGTTATAATGCTGGAGCGAGTAGAGCAGCCCTGCCTGAATGAGTGGGCTAATCAGAATCCGTATCAGCAGCATAGCCCCTAAAATCCATAAATAGCGGTGAACCTCCGGATTCGTTGTCAGACCGAGTTGGCTCTCCATTTTAAATAAAATCGTACTGAGTTCCCCTGTATCAGGGTCAGGATAACGCAGGAGCAGCGGAACCACAGCTGACTGCACCATCCGATAAAGAAAGTATCCCCATACTAATTGATAGAGAAATAAGAGTGCCGCAATGAACATATGCTGACGGACGAGAAACCAGCCTTCACGTATTTTCGCTTTCACTGTATCCACCTCACCATGACAGACTTCCGAATATGGCTTCTATAATTTTGGTTGCGCTCATGCTCCAGCGGGATTTAGTTGGCTCATCCAGTCCGGCTTTCAGAAAATTGTTCATATGATGGTTCTCCAGCACAATCGTGTATAGCGGATCAGTCATAGCCCAGGAAACAGGGGAAGTATAGGTCAGTTTGTAGGTAATGCGCTCCTCGCTACCATCCCATTCTTTCGTCATGGTTTTCCCATCTTCGAACATAATTCGAACAGGAACCTTCTTATATTCACTCCCTTTTTTCTGCAATGTAACCGATGACTCGTACAACGTTTGGCCGTCTTTCAGGATAGGATTGATTGCGATCTTTTCCACTGCAAAGTCAGCCATGCCATCGCCGTATACATACTGATTAAAATAATCGGTCCAGGATGTACGCGTCACTTGTTCCACGACCTTTTGAAAATCAGACGAAGTAGGGTGTTTGAAGCGGTATTTATTCACATAGGTCGAGAGAATACGCTCCATCGTTTTAGCACCAACCTGTTGTTCTATTCCAAGTAATACAAGCTTGCCTCGTGTGTATACGTTTGCTGCATATTGATTCTGGGAATCAAACTTCCAGGAGTCCTGTGTCAGTGAAGCTGGAGAAGTAATGAGACCAGCTTGTACGGGCAGATTCGGGATAAGTCCGTATTCCTGTTCCATTACTTTGTCTTCTGCATAGGAGGTGAATCCTTCGTCCAGCCAAGCCTCTTCAAATTCATTACTCGCGACCATGCCGTAAAAATACTGATGCCCAATCTCGTGCACAACCGTGCGTTCCAGATCGTAGCCAGGAGCAGAATCATCTGCACCGAAGGCGGTGACCAAGGTAGGGTATTCCATTCCCCCTGCGCCATTCCCTGATTTGGGCGGGACAACGATGGACAGTGTGGAATACGGATAAGGGCCAAACCACTTGCTATAATTGGATAGCGCTGCTTTGGCGGCGTAGAAATAACGTTCCTTCAGATCCTCATGAGCAGGGTCGAGATACAGCTTGATTCTTACGCCTGGCACATTGGGAGCAGAGAAGGGTTCTTCTGCATAAACAAAATCAGGAGAGGCTGACCAGGCAAAATCATGCACATCATCGGCATAGAACTGATATACTTTTTCGCCGTTCTTC
This window of the Paenibacillus marchantiae genome carries:
- a CDS encoding GNAT family N-acetyltransferase — encoded protein: MDEAPVTFHVVPMQEEHAELICDWQYDPPYNIYSWLPWEQMKALEVEFGDPKLRKEQYAVVLGEDQQICGFAQYFPLEGVTRIGLGMHPDRCGHGQGTAFVSAIVQEAIRRNPANEIDLEVLTWNDRAIRVYLKAGFVTQDTYERQTPGGLKPFYCMVYEGPRE
- the motB gene encoding flagellar motor protein MotB; amino-acid sequence: MKKAKKHEPHEEHIDESWLLPYSDLMTLLLALFITLFSMSSIDATKFEQMASALSSALNGGSGVLDHTSMNPTESTTDLGKNKQQPEEITKKTAAQITDAQMAQKEQEDLEKLKKQLDQYIQKNGLSDQLNTKLNQSELKITISDNALFSSGRADVKPESRSLAKAISSMLQEFPEYEVVVSGHTDNVPISNSQYKDNWDLSADRALNFLKILLLNEALDPSKFTPSGYGEYHPVASNQTDAGRAQNRRVEVSIIRKYQSNNTAVKAVGQGN
- a CDS encoding C40 family peptidase, yielding MFKKKLTAAVLSLTFALSLGAGSAFADSKMDQVIDSAMGTTYKSGGTTLNGFDCSGFTSYVFDKLGIDLARQSSSQFDMGDSVSRMEMRPGDLVFFNTTGKGVSHVGIFVGNGKFAHSSSSKGVTISELSESYWANRYVGAKRIMSTDAYETLAIE
- a CDS encoding c-type cytochrome; the encoded protein is MHKWIMSGVFFAACALAIVLMFTLPGKEEVAEEAKPTMPQVTMDAGQAEALVKANCITCHGDQLQGGMGPSLQKIGSQDDVEKIYTTIVKGKSGGMPSFKDKLKDEEIANIAMWLAEKK
- the motA gene encoding flagellar motor stator protein MotA; this translates as MEISTIIGLVLGLVSLVVGMFLKGAPLINLVNNPAAYVIIFVGTAATIFMAFPMSEVKKIPKLFGVLFKKQQLIDRVSLIGTFMDWASTTRREGLLALESKVEDIDDQFLRGGMRMIIDGNDQEFVSDVLMEDIHATEERHRGGALIFAQAGMYAPTLGVLGAVVGLIAALADLSDMEKLSHAIAAAFIATLLGIFSGYVLWHPMSNKLKRMSKKEMEIKLMMVEGLLSIQSGVSTIAINQKLSVFLTPSERRQLEEKEGSSGEKG
- the rbsK gene encoding ribokinase, translating into MSEAYMSDDNQNKPLIAVVGSLNMDLVVKTDIIPEEGETVSGEELHYLAGGKGANQAVAAARLGGQTTMIGAVGSDGFGERLLHSLTESGADASLVRILDDTVTGTASIWLSKGDNRIIVIPGANGQVMPAMLEEADTVKSLTAAAAVLLQLEIPLPAVTRAAQLAAEGSALVVLNPAPAVPGLPQELLRCVDVVTPNRSELAVLTGRDDLRPEDVDAAVAELAASLGAAVVTTLGPEGAVYAAAPSGRVQAERAGACRAPGYAVSAVDTTGAGDCFNGALAVALARGETLDAAVSFAMGAAALSVTKLGAQSGMPSAREVQAFLAEQKAKTQ
- a CDS encoding 4a-hydroxytetrahydrobiopterin dehydratase, producing the protein MVFSQEEVEAHLGRLEGWELEEGRWIVRKFVFSNYMKGIAFVDEVAAISEAFNHHPFITIDYTTVTLRLTSWDEGGITSVDIKEAEQYNEAFEKMRSE
- a CDS encoding M1 family metallopeptidase, whose amino-acid sequence is MIPRRAKSWLTAIIALCVVAGGIWLGLGSTRSIQSDLPALAPESGKPTAPVKTQTSPESIQTPTAEVFSNRVVEYHMDVKLVDGNVLQGTQTITWTHPGKKTVSELYFHMYPNAFSSADTTFMKESGGKLRGDVMPTNGYGSMHITEMKTEDGLSLLHRMQYVQPDDGNMKDTSLIKVRLPKPVKGGESITLHTRFEVKLPKIFARMGTADNFVMAGQWFPKLSVYEPVGTRGRTTEGWNLHQYHGNSEFYADFGIYSVRIRVPETYKVAATGFPTQQAVVKNGEKVYQFYADDVHDFAWSASPDFVYAEEPFSAPNVPGVRIKLYLDPAHEDLKERYFYAAKAALSNYSKWFGPYPYSTLSIVVPPKSGNGAGGMEYPTLVTAFGADDSAPGYDLERTVVHEIGHQYFYGMVASNEFEEAWLDEGFTSYAEDKVMEQEYGLIPNLPVQAGLITSPASLTQDSWKFDSQNQYAANVYTRGKLVLLGIEQQVGAKTMERILSTYVNKYRFKHPTSSDFQKVVEQVTRTSWTDYFNQYVYGDGMADFAVEKIAINPILKDGQTLYESSVTLQKKGSEYKKVPVRIMFEDGKTMTKEWDGSEERITYKLTYTSPVSWAMTDPLYTIVLENHHMNNFLKAGLDEPTKSRWSMSATKIIEAIFGSLSW